In a genomic window of Polypterus senegalus isolate Bchr_013 chromosome 13, ASM1683550v1, whole genome shotgun sequence:
- the spry4 gene encoding protein sprouty homolog 4, whose product MPASIQFMKDTRKQMEPRIPLHISGVSPSVMVQPLLDGPVPYGRLQHPLTILPIDQMKATHIENSYIDSPLVIQQPAHQKVPRGGAHESLLLGQHPHLPRCDHHDVTHPWITFSGRPSSISSSSSTSSDQRLLDHAAPPPVADNSSSSSTRILSMQPQPLSSKPMDLKTTVTQVTKKGHQLCCEECGKCKCTECTLPRTLPSCWVCNQEYVCSAQSLVDYATCMCLVKGIFYHCTKDDDDEGSCADRPCSCSHSNCCARWSFMGALSLVLPCLMCYVPAVGCMKLSQKCYDSANRPGCRCKGTEGKPGSQGKPS is encoded by the coding sequence ATGCCTGCTTCTATCCAATTCATGAAGGATACTCGAAAACAAATGGAGCCGAGGATTCCTCTTCATATCTCCGGAGTCTCCCCTTCAGTTATGGTGCAGCCTTTGCTAGATGGGCCAGTCCCCTATggtaggctccagcaccccctaaCCATCTTGCCAATTGACCAGATGAAAGCAACGCACATAGAGAACAGCTACATAGACAGCCCACTAGTGATACAGCAGCCAGCTCATCAGAAGGTGCCTAGGGGGGGAGCTCATGAATCTCTGCTACTTGGACAACACCCCCACTTACCAAGGTGCGACCACCATGATGTCACTCACCCTTGGATAACTTTCAGTGGCCGCCCCAGCTCTATTAGCAGTAGCAGCAGCACATCTTCAGATCAAAGGTTATTGGACCATGCAGCACCCCCTCCTGTGGCTGATaattcctcctcttcctccaccaGGATTCTAAGCATGCAGCCCCAACCTCTGAGCTCTAAGCCCATGGATCTTAAAACCACTGTGACACAGGTAACTAAAAAGGGACACCAGCTGTGCTGTGAGGAATGTGGGAAATGCAAGTGCACTGAATGCACCCTACCAAGGACCTTACCTAGCTGCTGGGTGTGTAACCAGGAGTATGTTTGCTCAGCCCAGAGTTTGGTTGACTATGCCACATGTATGTGTCTTGTGAAAGGAATATTTTATCACTGCACTAAAGACGATGACGATGAAGGGTCTTGTGCAGACCGGCCTTGCTCTTGCTCCCATTCAAACTGTTGTGCACGTTGGTCATTCATGGGTGCATTGTCTTTGGTATTACCTTGTTTAATGTGCTATGTGCCAGCGGTTGGCTGCATGAAATTGTCCCAAAAATGTTATGACAGTGCCAATCGACCAGGGTGCCGCTGTAAAGGAACAGAGGGCAAACCAGGCTCCCAAGGGAAGCCATCCTGA